TATACTCCATGTTTAATTCCCCTTCAATATGATACAGGCAGATTAGCAGTTGTGCGGACAGTTTTCCAGTCAGGGTAAAGAGGCCGCAAGAACTTCGGGGCAAAACCTCTGCGGTTCCGGTCACGGTCATGCCCTTTTTCATAATTCTTGGGCTGTGTCAGGTGTGTGTTTTCAAGGAAAGGAACTGTTGTCATGAGAAAGAAAACTGGATTCACGTTGATTGAACTGCTTGTGGTCATCGCCATTATCGGCATCCTGGCGGCCATTCTGCTGCCCGCCCTGGCCCGCGCCAGGGAGGCGGCCCGCCGCTCCTCCTGCCAGAACAACCTGAAGCAGTGGGGGTTGGTCTACAAGATGTACGCGAACGAGTCCAAGGGCAGTTTCCCCCTCATTGCCGCAGGCGCGTTCAACGAGGTCAATGGCGGATTTTACTCGACTTTGGACATGGGGCCGCGGGTGCCGAGCATCTATCCCGAATACCTGACGGACCCAATGATTGTCTTCTGCCCGTCGGACCCCGGTCTTGGCACCTCAGTCGAGAAATCCAAGTACCCAAGCGGGCCCAGAAAGGGCGAGTGGTGTTTCGACGTGATTGGCTGGGTGGACGAGTGCATGCGCGCCATTGACTCCAGTTACATTTACATGGGCTGGGTGTTTGACCGCACGGACGAGAAATACGGGCTGACACCCGTTGCCCCGGTGGCCTCCGTGCTTTCGGCCCTTGTGGACATGACCGGCATTGACACCACAGGCAACGGCCCGACGCAGTTGGTGAACGGGCTGCTGCAGATGATGAGCCCGGCGACCATCCAGGCCTTCCTAAGCACCAACGATGCGGGGATCATGGCCGCCCTTGACAGGGACATCACCGGCAATCTGATAACAAACTGCGGAAACGGCGGGGGAAACACCATCTACCGGCTGCGTGACGGCATTGAGCGCTTCCTGATCACGGACATCAACAACCCCGGCGCGAGCGCGCAGGCCCAGAGCGAGGTCTTTGTGATGATGGACATCGTCGCCACCAGCACGGGCCAGTTCAACCACATCCCCGGCGGCTCCAACGTGCTGTACATGGACGGGCATGTGGAGTTCATCCGCTACCAGCAGACAAACGGGGAGGCGCCGGTCATCGGAACCGTCGCGAACGTGCTCGGCATCATCGCCCCCAGTTTGAGCTGAACAGGTCCCCATCGGGGTGTCGGCCGCTACTTTCGCGGGAGAGCCGGCCCGGCTGGTGATTAACCAGAATCCGGAATACAGGTTTACTAAAAGGAGTTCGACGCGGCGCGGCCGCCGGTTTGGCCGCGCTGTGTCCTGAAAGTGAAACGCGCATCGCGCAAAAGGAGACTGTGCATGAGGAAACTTGCGGTTCTTTCGATGGTGTTGGGAACGGCCATGCTGCTGGCGGCTGGCTGCGCCACCACGGGCAAGGGCCTTTCGGATGAAGAGCAGATAGCGCGGCGCATCGAGGAGGGGCTGGCGGCCGTCAAGGCGTTGAACTTTGACGCGTTTGACGGGTTCGTGTCCGAGTCATTCGACAGTTCGGCCGTCGGTGACAAGGAGGACCTGCTGGATTACCTGGAAAACGCGAACAGCATGGGCTTCCTGGAAGACCTGGAAGTGGACCTTTCGGAGGCCGTCACAACGGTCAACGGTTCGGAGGCTGAAGTCGCCCCGGTATATGTGAACGGCGTGTTCGGTTCCCTTACCCTCAATTATACCGGTGTCAAGGAAAACGGCGTCTGGTACATAAGCGGTGTTGAGCCGGGTTTCTAAACCGGCATTTCCACAGTTATGGTGCCGGGCGGGCGGCCCCCCGCCCGGCGCCAAAATAATGCCCACCCAACCTTTTCCAATTGCCGCAGAGACGGGTCAGCGAGGGGTTGGATGTCTCCCTCACAGCCCTGTCCGAACAGCCCGGAACGCGCAAGCTGATGCCTGAAAAGAAAAATGAATCGGGGAGTGCAATTGACCGGCAGGACATAATGTTCGCGGTGCTTCTCGGAGTGGCGGCGGTCACGGTGAAACTGGCCGGGCGGGGACTGCCCGGCTGGGACGTGACCCGGACAACAACCGACATATTGCTGTCCACCATCACGGTTGCCTACATCACTGCAAGGGCGCGCCGCACCCCCGAAAAACTGGATGCATGGGGGCTTTCCACCCCGCTCACACCGGCGGCTTGGCTCGTCTTCGTCTTGCTGCTCGGGCTGTCCGTCGTCTCTTTGGCCGCCTGCGGGACGCTCATTTCCGGGAGTGTGGCCTTCATCCCCGCCCATCCGGCGCAAATGATCGAGTACATCCCCGCCGCGTTCCCCCAGCAATTCGTCCTTTGCTCCATTCTGCTCGCAAGCCTCGCCACCCTGCCCGCGTTTCGCGGTCAGTGGCGGCTGCCCCTCTTCGTTGGC
This window of the Candidatus Hydrogenedentota bacterium genome carries:
- a CDS encoding DUF1559 domain-containing protein → MRKKTGFTLIELLVVIAIIGILAAILLPALARAREAARRSSCQNNLKQWGLVYKMYANESKGSFPLIAAGAFNEVNGGFYSTLDMGPRVPSIYPEYLTDPMIVFCPSDPGLGTSVEKSKYPSGPRKGEWCFDVIGWVDECMRAIDSSYIYMGWVFDRTDEKYGLTPVAPVASVLSALVDMTGIDTTGNGPTQLVNGLLQMMSPATIQAFLSTNDAGIMAALDRDITGNLITNCGNGGGNTIYRLRDGIERFLITDINNPGASAQAQSEVFVMMDIVATSTGQFNHIPGGSNVLYMDGHVEFIRYQQTNGEAPVIGTVANVLGIIAPSLS
- a CDS encoding CPBP family intramembrane metalloprotease codes for the protein MPEKKNESGSAIDRQDIMFAVLLGVAAVTVKLAGRGLPGWDVTRTTTDILLSTITVAYITARARRTPEKLDAWGLSTPLTPAAWLVFVLLLGLSVVSLAACGTLISGSVAFIPAHPAQMIEYIPAAFPQQFVLCSILLASLATLPAFRGQWRLPLFVGVLFSIAHFWTPARIPGTIVPVQMLITLPAGAGAAWYFLRFRSILPLTAIHAVFYPLMHYWIERQL